Part of the Labrenzia sp. PHM005 genome is shown below.
CATCGACGCAAGAGCCGTCCGGCAGACCGGGCTCACCGCTCATGTCGCAGTGAAGCGACATTGGACCAAGCGAACCATCAGTGACATTGTACGGGTAGGCTCGGATCGTTTTTTCCGGTGTGTCGGTGAAGTACATGGTGCTGCCATCGACACTGAAGCAGGTCGAATTGGCGCACGACACACCTTCGATGATGGGGGTGACAGTGAGATCGTGATCAATGCGCAGAACAGTTGAATTGGCATCGCCTGTGCCTTCGTTCATGCCACCTACGATAAGCCTGCCCTGACGGTCCGTTCGGCCATCGTTCAAGCGGGTGTTGGGATTGTCCGGCTCAAAATCATGGATGGTGTCCAGAGCGCCTTTGTCCAGATCGAACAAAACTATGGACTGAGCGAATGCCACGATCAGCCCCCCGTTTTTGCGAGGAGCAAAACAGGCAACGCGGCTTGGCATGGAGTGGTTCTTTGCATCTCCGGAAATCGGGTCGTACGACAACAGCATTTCGCCATGGATGTCTGTCCACCATAGACGCTTGTCCTGCGGGTTCCAGAAAACACCCTCACCGTGATGGTTTTTGCAATCGAGCACCAACTCGGCCTGCATTGCGATTTACCTCCCAGAATTCGCAACTGCGGTGACACCTACTCAAGCATCATCCATTTTCTTTGGCATCTGATATACCAGATTTGGTATTTGAGCAAGCTCCGATTTTTCTCCAGCGGATAATTCAAAGTAATTTGATGTTTGAAAATCCGAACGCAACAGGCGGCGACTCCTAATAAACAATTGTAATAATTATTGAATATAGCCACCACGTTTAGAGGCGCAGTTTGAGTCCTGTTCAGAAATAAATATATACTGCGCCGTAAAAAGAATAATATTTCCGCGTTACTGTATCAGTTTTTCTTTCCTTGAAAAAATTACAAGTTTACAAATAACAATTGTTTTATAGCCCGCGACATCAGAGAAAAAACGGAGTAATATCAGTAACATTCAAGTTTTTACATAAGAGCTCACATATTTTCGATTGACATCTGATATACCAGATTACATATTTCGACACACCTCGATTTAGAGGAGGGAGGAATATGACTGGTTTCAAAAGGCCGAAATTGCTTGCGCAAACGGTGCTGGACCACCTACGCAATTTGATCGTGCAAGGGGATCTTAAGCTCGGAGAGGCGATCTCTGAGCGGCAGCTCGCCGAGCGATTGCAAGTGTCCAAAACGCCGGTACGAGAAGCTCTCGCGCAATTGCGCTCAGAAGGTCTGGTGCAGATCTTTCCGCAAAAAGGTGCTTTTGTTTTCACGCTTGGAGGCGATGAGGTTGCCAAGCTTTGTGATTTCCGGCTTCCCATCGAAATCGCAGCGGCAAAGCTGGCATGTCAGCGCGATCTTCACGGTGTTCGCGATGAACTTGCAAAAGTTGTTTGTGAGATGCGCGACGCGCTTTCACGAGGGGACACGAGAGCTTACCTCGATCTCGATACCGCCTTCCACAGCGTGTTCCTAAATCACTGCGGCAATCCCTATTTGGTTGATACTTATAAGCGGTTTGCCGGAAAAATCGCTGCGTTACGCACGCACCTTGCCGTGAAGCCGTTCCACACAAAGCTGTCGATGCAGGAGCATGAAGAAATCCTGGAATCATTGGACGGCGGCTCGATAACACAAACCATTAACATCCTCAGTCATCACATCGACCGCACCCGCGTGACCTATTCGGTCGGAGTGCATGACATTGCAGCTGCGGATTTTGTTGATGTTGGGAAGGCCAGCTAGATGATCGCCACAGAACCTCTTATCGAATTGAAGGGCGTTGCCAAGAGTTTTGGCTCCAACAAGGTCATTCATCACATCGATTTCGACCTTCAGCCAGGTGAAATTCACGCGCTTGTAGGTGAAAACGGTGCTGGAAAATCGACTTGCCTCGGCATGATGTATGGCTTGCACCAGTCGGATGCCGGTTCGGTATATTTGTCAGGCAAACAGACCATTATCGAAAATCCCGCGCATGCCCAAAGGCTTGGTATTGGCTGTGTGTTCCAGGAATTAAGCCTTGCGGGCGGCCTGTCGGTCGCTGAGAACATCTATGCAGGCCACGCGCCATCGCGCGGTGGAATTGTGGACTGGAAGAAACTGCGCAAGAGTGCAGCCGATCTTTTGGCCGAATTCAATCTTGATATCGATGTCAAGATGCCGGTGGACCGGCTGCCCATAAGCTCCCGCCAAGTCGTCGAAATCGCCAAGGCCTTATCACTGAGTTCTCAGGTCATTCTGCTGGATGAGCCAACATCCGCTCTGACACCGGATGAAGTGAGTTCGCTCTTTACGATTTTGCGCAAGCTGACCGAGCGCGGTATCGGCATTGTATATGTTAGCCATCATATGTCGGAGATTTTCGAAATCTCGGACCGCATCACGGTGCTGCGGGACGGCCGGAAAATCAGCACGCGCAAACCTTCCGAAACGAGCGAAAACGAGATTGTCACGGAAATGATCGGGGGGCAGATGCCGACCGGCGGAGAAGCGTCCGGCTCGGCATTGGGTGAGGTGGTTTTGGAAGCCAAGAACCTTTCGTTTCCAGGTGTTTATGAAGATGTCTCCTTGACCCTGCGAAAGGGAGAAATTGTCGGCCTCGCTGGATTGATGGGCTCCCGCCGCAGCGTTATTGCCAAGGCATTGACTGGCCTGTTTTCTTCCAGAAGCGGATCGCTGAACGTGAAAGGCAAGGACGTTCATTTCTCGTCCCTCCCCCAAGCTATGGCCGCGGGCCTTGGGTACGTTCCGGAAGAACGCAAAACGGATGGTTTGTTTCTCGATCACTCTGTCCGCGACAACTTGATCGCGGCCAGTCTCGGCAAGCACACATCAAACGGTTTATTCAAACTCGCATCTGCGCGAACGGCAACGTCCGAGGCGATCAAGAGGTTCTCGGTAAAAACCAAGGATCAAGACACTGCAATTCGGTACTTGTCCGGCGGCAACCAGCAAAAAATCATGCTGGCTAAGTGGCTGGAAACGGACCCGGATATTTTGATCATCGATGAACCGACGAAGGGCGTTGATGTCGGTGCGAAGTTCCAAATTCATGATGAACTGCGCAAGCGGGCCGAGGACGGTATGGCGATCCTAGTTGTGTCCTCTGACTTTCCCGAACTTGCCGCATTAACCAACCGGATTGTTGTTGTCCGAGAGGGCAAGCTTGCCGGGGAAGTCAGGGCGGAAAACGCCACAGATGAATCAATTCTCAGACTAGCCGCGGGCGTGGATGCCTCTTCGGCAACCACTTTTACCCAAGATGCGGAGGCCGCACTCCAATGAGCCTACAAACTTTAAATGAAACTGCCAGTCCTTCGCTGACCGGCCGTATCCTCTCAGCGTGTCTTCACACCCGTGAAGTGACATTGATCCTAATGATCCTGGCGATCGTCGTCGTGATGTCCTTTGTGTCGCCGTACTTCCTGAGCGCCAGTAATTTCCGCGCTGTCGCGGTTGGGATGACGCCGACTGCAATCATTGTGATCGGTATGGCCATCTTGCTGGCGTCCGGCGGCTTCGACTTGTCGGTGGGCTCGGTAATGGCCTTGTCGAGTACAGTTGTTGCTTTACTTCTGCTGGCCGGTGTTCCAATTCCAGTTGCCATTGTTCTCGGACTGGTCCTCGGGGCGGTTGCGGGGCTGGTCAACGGCATCCTGATCACGGCGGTGGGCATCAACCCGCTGGTCGCGACCTTGGGCACCATGTCGATCGCCCGCGGCATTGCGCTTGTCTTGACCGAGGGTTTTTCCGTAAGCAGCCTGCCGGCAGCCTTCGGTTATGCAGGCAAAGCCAGCGTTTTCGGAATTCCGCTGCTGGTTGTTCTGACCTTGTCGCTGATTGTCCTTTTTGACCTGGCAGTCCGGCACACCCGCTTCTTCCGCCAGATCTACTTCATCGGGGCCAATGAGAAGGCCGCTATGCTGTCGGGAATTGCCGTCAACCGGGTGCGCATCATCGCTTATGTCCTGACCGGCATTCTTGCTGCACTGGCCGGCGTACTCCTTGCGTCCCGCTTGATGAGCGGGACACCGACGGCGGGCAACGCGTTGGAGCTGCAGGTATTGGCAGCAGCTGTGATCGGCGGAGCCTCCTTGCGCGGCGGTGAAGGCACGATCCTCGGCGCGTTCCTCGGGGTCGTCTTTGTCGCGTTGATCAACAACGCCATGACCATGCTGGCTGTCTCCATCTACTGGCAGATGATCGTCATTGGCGCCGTGCTCGTCTGCGCCGTCGCCCTCGACATGCTGGTCCGGCGCAAAGTCACCTAATCCCAAATCTCAGTTGGTCCAATCACTCGGGAGGAACCCATGACCAATATTATACTGAACCGTAGAAAACTTCTGGCAGGTGCCGGTGGCTTAAGCCTTGCCGGTATGAGCCTACCGCATATTTCCAGTGACGCGCTGGCCGCTGGTGCAGGGAAGGAATATGTTTTCCTGTCCATCGTAACCCAGGTGCCGTTCTGGGCGGATCACCGGGCGGCTCTTAAAGACCTTGAGGAAGTCCTCGACATCAAAACGACCTTCACCGGTCCTCTGGACTTCGATACCGCTGCTCAAGCGCGCCAGCTTGATGAACTGATCGCCCGCCGTCCGGCCGGCATCCTGATTTTCCCGGGAGATCCGGCGACACTCGCGCCAGGCATTGAGCGGGCAGTTGAGGCCGGTATTCCGATCACCACATGTATTGGCGATGTGCCGCAAAGTCCGCGTTCGTCCTTCCTTGGTATCAACGGCTTTGAAGCCGGCAAGGTCGGCGGCGAGCTCCTGGCTGAAGCCATTGGCGGCAAGGGCAAGGTACTGCTGGGCACATTCCCGGCGCCATCCACTTTGGAACGTGTGGAAGGCTACAAAGCGGTCTTCAAAGAAAAATATCCGGACATCGAAGTTGTTGACGT
Proteins encoded:
- a CDS encoding SMP-30/gluconolactonase/LRE family protein; the encoded protein is MQAELVLDCKNHHGEGVFWNPQDKRLWWTDIHGEMLLSYDPISGDAKNHSMPSRVACFAPRKNGGLIVAFAQSIVLFDLDKGALDTIHDFEPDNPNTRLNDGRTDRQGRLIVGGMNEGTGDANSTVLRIDHDLTVTPIIEGVSCANSTCFSVDGSTMYFTDTPEKTIRAYPYNVTDGSLGPMSLHCDMSGEPGLPDGSCVDAEGGVWNAEWEGRRVIRIAPDGTIDRVFEVPVWKPTCCAFGGENLDTLFITTSRLASPQDVLDREPASGGLFAVKPGVNGVEDAPFSG
- a CDS encoding GntR family transcriptional regulator, with product MTGFKRPKLLAQTVLDHLRNLIVQGDLKLGEAISERQLAERLQVSKTPVREALAQLRSEGLVQIFPQKGAFVFTLGGDEVAKLCDFRLPIEIAAAKLACQRDLHGVRDELAKVVCEMRDALSRGDTRAYLDLDTAFHSVFLNHCGNPYLVDTYKRFAGKIAALRTHLAVKPFHTKLSMQEHEEILESLDGGSITQTINILSHHIDRTRVTYSVGVHDIAAADFVDVGKAS
- a CDS encoding ABC transporter permease, whose product is MSLQTLNETASPSLTGRILSACLHTREVTLILMILAIVVVMSFVSPYFLSASNFRAVAVGMTPTAIIVIGMAILLASGGFDLSVGSVMALSSTVVALLLLAGVPIPVAIVLGLVLGAVAGLVNGILITAVGINPLVATLGTMSIARGIALVLTEGFSVSSLPAAFGYAGKASVFGIPLLVVLTLSLIVLFDLAVRHTRFFRQIYFIGANEKAAMLSGIAVNRVRIIAYVLTGILAALAGVLLASRLMSGTPTAGNALELQVLAAAVIGGASLRGGEGTILGAFLGVVFVALINNAMTMLAVSIYWQMIVIGAVLVCAVALDMLVRRKVT
- a CDS encoding sugar ABC transporter ATP-binding protein; its protein translation is MIATEPLIELKGVAKSFGSNKVIHHIDFDLQPGEIHALVGENGAGKSTCLGMMYGLHQSDAGSVYLSGKQTIIENPAHAQRLGIGCVFQELSLAGGLSVAENIYAGHAPSRGGIVDWKKLRKSAADLLAEFNLDIDVKMPVDRLPISSRQVVEIAKALSLSSQVILLDEPTSALTPDEVSSLFTILRKLTERGIGIVYVSHHMSEIFEISDRITVLRDGRKISTRKPSETSENEIVTEMIGGQMPTGGEASGSALGEVVLEAKNLSFPGVYEDVSLTLRKGEIVGLAGLMGSRRSVIAKALTGLFSSRSGSLNVKGKDVHFSSLPQAMAAGLGYVPEERKTDGLFLDHSVRDNLIAASLGKHTSNGLFKLASARTATSEAIKRFSVKTKDQDTAIRYLSGGNQQKIMLAKWLETDPDILIIDEPTKGVDVGAKFQIHDELRKRAEDGMAILVVSSDFPELAALTNRIVVVREGKLAGEVRAENATDESILRLAAGVDASSATTFTQDAEAALQ
- a CDS encoding substrate-binding domain-containing protein, producing MTNIILNRRKLLAGAGGLSLAGMSLPHISSDALAAGAGKEYVFLSIVTQVPFWADHRAALKDLEEVLDIKTTFTGPLDFDTAAQARQLDELIARRPAGILIFPGDPATLAPGIERAVEAGIPITTCIGDVPQSPRSSFLGINGFEAGKVGGELLAEAIGGKGKVLLGTFPAPSTLERVEGYKAVFKEKYPDIEVVDVVNDRADPSYAPTAYLQGIQAHPDIVGIGGTDGDSGKGAAIAVHEAGRAGDIKIVAMDRNDDMLPYIEDGTIHGAVAQKSYLEAYLAVHMMHWQNTEGLKVVPDWKSANINPLPEQVVTGVMTITKDNVNQFKHV